A portion of the Adhaeribacter radiodurans genome contains these proteins:
- a CDS encoding VOC family protein — protein MKYLFFFCFASILSLTTLTTNAQTKATKAQPLTWLNHVALHVKDLQTTTTFYENFLQLKKIPEPFKDGLHTWFSVGEKSHLHLIQGKPHETLYDKSEHLCFSVASVEDFISRLKKENIKFESWTGAPQEYTLRTDGVKQVYFQDPDGHWIEVNDAKE, from the coding sequence ATGAAATATTTATTTTTCTTTTGTTTCGCCAGCATTTTAAGTTTAACAACTTTAACTACAAATGCTCAAACCAAGGCAACTAAGGCACAACCGCTTACCTGGCTCAACCACGTGGCCCTGCACGTAAAAGACCTGCAAACTACCACTACTTTCTACGAAAACTTTTTGCAGTTAAAAAAAATACCCGAGCCGTTTAAAGATGGCTTGCACACCTGGTTTAGCGTGGGCGAAAAGTCGCATTTGCATTTAATACAGGGTAAGCCGCACGAAACCCTTTACGATAAAAGTGAGCATTTGTGCTTTAGCGTTGCCTCGGTCGAAGATTTTATTAGCCGCCTTAAAAAAGAAAACATTAAGTTTGAGAGTTGGACCGGAGCACCGCAAGAATACACTTTACGTACCGATGGCGTAAAACAAGTTTATTTTCAGGACCCGGATGGCCATTGGATTGAAGTAAACGATGCCAAAGAATAA
- a CDS encoding alkene reductase yields the protein MEKQPLLTSYQLGSLTLKNRVVMAPMTRSRADNPENAATALAAQYYAQRASAGLIISEGTQVSPQGVGYINTPGIYSEAQVKGWQQVTEAVHAKDGKIFAQLWHVGRISHPDFHNGELPVAPSAINPNDKSFTPLGFKDTVTPRALETHEVQAIVQDFKKAAANALKAGFDGVELHASNGYLIQQFFNKVSNQRTEQYGGSIENRARFLFEILDALKEVIDLNLVGVRLNPSLHGLSGITVDEETIPTFEYIVKRLNEYNLAYLHLSEPFVPVDNVPHAVAEVAKHFRPLYTGTLIINKGFSQETGNQIITEGLADLVSFGVPFISNPDLPERFAQKAELSAPDKNTFYTGGAKGYVDYPALAEIEAS from the coding sequence ATGGAAAAACAACCGCTTTTAACTTCATATCAGTTAGGTTCTCTAACTTTAAAAAACCGGGTAGTAATGGCTCCCATGACTCGCAGTAGGGCCGATAACCCCGAAAACGCAGCCACAGCCTTAGCCGCTCAGTATTATGCTCAACGTGCTTCTGCAGGTTTAATTATTTCCGAAGGAACTCAGGTTAGTCCGCAAGGGGTGGGTTATATAAATACGCCGGGTATTTATTCCGAAGCTCAGGTAAAAGGCTGGCAGCAGGTAACCGAAGCCGTACACGCAAAAGATGGGAAGATATTTGCCCAGTTATGGCACGTAGGTCGTATCTCACATCCGGATTTTCATAACGGCGAATTGCCCGTAGCTCCTTCGGCCATTAACCCGAACGATAAGTCGTTTACTCCTCTAGGTTTTAAAGATACCGTTACCCCGCGCGCCCTGGAAACGCACGAAGTTCAAGCTATTGTGCAGGACTTTAAAAAGGCGGCCGCTAATGCTTTAAAAGCTGGTTTTGATGGGGTAGAACTACACGCCAGCAACGGATATTTAATTCAGCAGTTTTTTAATAAAGTATCTAACCAGCGTACCGAACAATACGGAGGTTCTATCGAAAATCGCGCTCGTTTTCTGTTCGAAATCTTAGATGCTTTAAAAGAAGTAATTGATCTCAACCTCGTGGGTGTACGACTAAATCCTTCGTTACATGGTTTAAGCGGAATTACCGTAGATGAGGAAACCATTCCAACTTTCGAGTACATTGTAAAACGTTTAAACGAGTATAATCTGGCTTACCTACATTTATCAGAGCCTTTTGTGCCCGTAGATAATGTACCCCATGCAGTAGCCGAAGTGGCTAAACACTTCCGTCCGTTATATACTGGCACTTTAATTATTAACAAAGGATTTAGCCAGGAAACAGGCAACCAAATAATTACGGAAGGTTTAGCAGACCTAGTGTCTTTTGGCGTACCATTTATTTCTAATCCTGATTTGCCCGAGCGTTTTGCGCAAAAAGCCGAGTTATCTGCTCCAGATAAAAATACTTTTTATACGGGCGGAGCGAAAGGATACGTAGATTATCCTGCTTTGGCTGAGATAGAAGCTTCGTAG
- a CDS encoding aldo/keto reductase — MKYNLLGNTGVLVSELCFGTMTFGGQGYWEAIGRQTQDEANALLKTAVDAGINFIDTANVYSYGQSEQILGQGLKQAGLSRNELFIATKVRGRMSAGVNQVGLSRYHIFQSVEESLQRLQMDHVDLLYVHGVDAATSVEQVVHSLHDLVTSGKVRYIGVCNWPAWMVMKALSIAKQHGWHEFVAMQYFYAVANRDVEQELLPLALDQHLGFMPWSPLAGGFLSGKFTRNQTNTGGQSRRDSFDFPVIDKEKAYDIIDVLIRLSENYNVSAAEVALAWVRQQKGITSTIIGAKTPEQLTSNIHSTTFDLSAAILEELNTVSQPEKRYPGWMVERQMGDRLPVADKK, encoded by the coding sequence ATGAAATACAATTTATTAGGTAATACCGGAGTGTTGGTTTCGGAACTTTGCTTTGGTACGATGACATTTGGTGGACAGGGTTATTGGGAAGCCATCGGGAGGCAAACCCAGGACGAAGCGAACGCCTTGCTTAAAACGGCGGTAGATGCGGGTATTAACTTTATTGATACGGCCAACGTGTATTCGTACGGACAATCAGAGCAAATACTGGGGCAAGGGCTCAAACAAGCCGGACTTTCCCGTAATGAATTATTTATTGCTACTAAAGTTCGTGGCCGCATGAGTGCCGGCGTAAATCAAGTAGGCTTATCGCGTTATCACATTTTTCAATCGGTAGAAGAAAGTTTGCAGCGGCTACAGATGGACCATGTAGATTTACTTTATGTGCACGGCGTAGATGCGGCAACCTCGGTAGAGCAGGTAGTACATAGCTTGCACGATTTAGTAACCAGCGGCAAAGTGCGTTACATTGGGGTGTGTAATTGGCCAGCCTGGATGGTAATGAAAGCATTGAGTATTGCCAAGCAGCACGGCTGGCACGAGTTTGTAGCAATGCAATATTTTTATGCCGTAGCTAACCGCGATGTGGAGCAAGAATTATTGCCTTTAGCCCTGGATCAGCATTTAGGATTTATGCCCTGGAGTCCGTTGGCCGGAGGCTTCTTATCGGGTAAGTTTACTCGTAATCAAACCAATACCGGTGGCCAATCGCGGCGCGATAGCTTTGATTTTCCGGTGATAGATAAAGAAAAAGCTTACGATATTATTGATGTATTAATACGACTAAGTGAAAATTATAATGTATCGGCAGCCGAAGTAGCATTAGCCTGGGTGCGGCAACAAAAAGGTATTACCAGTACTATTATTGGGGCCAAAACACCGGAACAACTTACGTCTAATATTCACTCTACAACTTTTGATTTATCAGCAGCCATTCTGGAAGAGTTAAATACTGTAAGTCAGCCGGAGAAAAGATATCCAGGTTGGATGGTAGAACGGCAAATGGGCGACCGGTTACCAGTAGCGGATAAAAAATAA
- a CDS encoding SelT/SelW/SelH family protein produces MPTPRLEINYCTQCRWLLRAAWLAQEVLTTFELEMGEVALIPGTGGVLDIRLNGELIFSRKEAGRFPEAKELKQLIRDIIAPDKPLGHSDRK; encoded by the coding sequence ATGCCAACCCCTCGTCTGGAAATTAACTATTGTACGCAATGCCGTTGGCTTTTACGGGCCGCCTGGCTGGCGCAAGAAGTATTAACTACCTTTGAGTTAGAAATGGGTGAAGTTGCTTTAATACCTGGAACGGGTGGAGTATTAGATATCCGTTTAAATGGAGAATTAATCTTTTCTAGGAAAGAAGCCGGGCGGTTTCCGGAAGCAAAGGAATTAAAACAACTTATTCGGGATATAATTGCTCCCGATAAGCCATTGGGCCACAGTGATCGCAAGTAA
- a CDS encoding SDR family oxidoreductase: MKVLVTGATGYIGKRLVYYLVSQGHEVYASVRDRNRFPMPESIRRHVQIQEADFLDTTSLINLPIDIDVAFYLIHSMSASYQHFNDLEEKTALNFTNYIATTTCKQIIYLGGIANDAELSRHLNSRRHVEEILATAGVPVTVLRAAIIIGSGSASFEIIRDLVEKLPVMIAPKWLKSRCQPIGIRNVIEYLTGVMGNPETHNKVFDIGSSEILTYKQMLAIFAQVRGLKRWIISVPVLSPRLSSYWLYFVTSTSFALARSLVDSMKNEVICQNLGITEIVPLRLMTYKESVELAFARIDQNEVASSWKDSFSNSESPIKVTDFIQVPEEGCFKDKRDFVFSRSPEAVLNNIFRIGGLRGWYYLNSLWRLRGFIDKLFGGVGLRRGRTNLATINPGDALDFWRVLHVDKVEKRLLLYAEMKLPGEAWLEFKIENQNQQNHLIQTATFRPKGILGRLYWYSVLPFHYFIFNGMARNIIHYGE; the protein is encoded by the coding sequence ATGAAAGTTTTAGTAACTGGAGCAACAGGCTACATTGGCAAACGCTTGGTTTATTATCTGGTAAGCCAGGGACATGAAGTATACGCGTCGGTGCGCGACCGTAATCGTTTTCCTATGCCCGAAAGCATTCGGCGCCACGTTCAGATTCAAGAAGCTGACTTTCTGGATACCACCAGCTTAATTAATTTACCCATCGATATAGATGTTGCCTTTTATTTGATTCATTCCATGAGTGCTTCTTACCAGCATTTTAACGACCTGGAAGAGAAAACAGCCCTCAACTTTACTAATTACATTGCCACCACAACCTGTAAGCAAATTATTTATCTGGGCGGTATTGCCAACGATGCAGAGTTATCGCGGCATTTAAACTCCCGCCGACACGTAGAAGAAATTCTGGCTACGGCTGGAGTTCCGGTTACGGTACTGCGGGCTGCCATCATAATTGGTTCAGGTAGCGCTTCTTTCGAAATTATTCGGGATTTGGTAGAGAAGTTACCGGTAATGATTGCGCCGAAATGGCTAAAATCCAGGTGTCAGCCTATTGGTATCCGGAACGTAATAGAATACCTGACCGGCGTAATGGGAAATCCGGAAACGCATAATAAAGTATTTGATATTGGAAGTTCCGAAATATTAACCTATAAGCAAATGTTAGCCATTTTTGCTCAGGTACGCGGCCTCAAGCGCTGGATTATTTCGGTACCGGTACTTTCGCCCAGGCTGTCGTCGTATTGGCTTTATTTTGTTACTTCTACTTCTTTTGCTTTGGCCCGCAGTTTAGTAGATTCTATGAAAAATGAAGTTATCTGCCAGAATTTAGGAATCACCGAAATAGTACCATTGCGATTAATGACCTACAAAGAATCGGTAGAATTAGCTTTTGCCCGTATTGATCAAAACGAAGTAGCCTCGAGTTGGAAAGATTCTTTTTCGAATAGTGAAAGCCCAATAAAAGTAACGGATTTTATCCAGGTACCCGAAGAAGGTTGTTTTAAAGATAAACGTGACTTTGTATTTAGCCGCTCGCCCGAGGCAGTTTTAAATAATATTTTCCGGATAGGTGGTTTACGGGGCTGGTATTACTTAAATAGCTTATGGCGGCTACGCGGCTTTATCGATAAGTTATTTGGTGGAGTAGGTTTACGGCGGGGCCGCACCAATCTGGCTACCATAAATCCAGGTGATGCCTTAGACTTTTGGCGGGTACTGCACGTCGATAAAGTTGAAAAACGTTTGCTTTTGTACGCCGAAATGAAATTACCCGGCGAAGCCTGGCTCGAATTTAAAATCGAAAACCAGAATCAGCAGAACCATTTAATTCAAACGGCCACTTTCCGGCCAAAAGGTATCTTGGGTCGATTATACTGGTACTCCGTGTTGCCCTTTCATTACTTTATTTTTAACGGTATGGCTCGCAACATTATTCATTACGGCGAATAA
- a CDS encoding SCO family protein, with amino-acid sequence MAIKKVQNGKIIVDTIFHRIPDFGFINQDSQQVTERTFARKIYVSDFFFTSCPTICPKMRTQLQRVYQQFKNNNQVLLLSHTLDPERDSVAVLRDYAQSMGVSSKKWHFVTDAKDSIYAIASKYMVAATENSKKGGLIHSGALVLIDTNRHVRGIYDGTKPEQVDYLLADIQTLLAEKNLSHTFN; translated from the coding sequence ATGGCAATAAAAAAGGTGCAGAATGGTAAAATAATAGTTGATACCATTTTTCACCGAATACCTGATTTTGGTTTTATTAACCAGGATAGCCAGCAAGTTACCGAGCGAACTTTTGCTCGAAAGATCTATGTAAGCGATTTCTTTTTTACTTCCTGCCCAACTATTTGCCCTAAAATGAGAACCCAACTGCAGCGGGTATACCAGCAATTTAAAAATAACAATCAAGTCCTACTGCTTTCGCATACCCTCGACCCGGAGCGTGATTCTGTAGCTGTACTTCGGGACTACGCCCAAAGCATGGGAGTATCCAGCAAGAAGTGGCATTTTGTGACGGATGCTAAAGATAGTATTTACGCTATTGCTTCTAAATACATGGTTGCCGCCACCGAGAATAGTAAAAAAGGTGGTTTGATCCATAGCGGAGCCTTAGTATTAATAGATACCAACCGCCATGTCCGGGGTATTTACGATGGTACTAAACCAGAGCAAGTAGACTATTTATTAGCAGATATTCAGACCTTATTAGCAGAGAAAAACCTGTCCCATACTTTCAATTAA
- a CDS encoding DUF2167 domain-containing protein, whose translation MKHFLLRKAWLWLLVLLPTKIWAQAVDSAGIQREQLEKSFTYETGTITLGDNLAKLQVPKGYKFLSAKQSQYVLNQLWGNPPDSSTLGMLFPEHDSPLTENTYAVEISYSEEGYIKDNDAQDLNYTDLLKEMQQDVRDANPERVQAGYPSVELVRWASVPFYDAQNHKLHWAKEVKFGEDEANTLNYNVRVLGRKGYLLLNVIAPMSVLPTVKKNIPDMLAAVNFTSGNQYGDFNPDIDEVAQYGIGGLIAGKVLVKVGFFALILKFWKVLVAAASGIYYYLKKRLNGKKELPEPVLATEPEVEPAYPVI comes from the coding sequence ATGAAACACTTTTTACTCCGTAAAGCCTGGTTATGGCTATTAGTACTTTTACCCACTAAAATCTGGGCGCAGGCTGTAGACTCGGCCGGCATCCAACGCGAACAACTCGAAAAATCCTTTACTTACGAAACTGGAACTATTACGCTGGGCGATAATCTGGCTAAGTTGCAAGTGCCTAAGGGTTACAAATTTTTAAGTGCCAAACAAAGCCAGTATGTGCTTAACCAGTTATGGGGGAATCCGCCGGATAGTTCTACCCTGGGAATGCTTTTTCCGGAACACGATTCACCATTAACCGAAAACACGTATGCGGTTGAAATTAGTTATTCGGAAGAAGGATATATTAAAGACAACGATGCCCAAGATTTAAATTACACCGATTTATTAAAAGAAATGCAGCAAGATGTTCGGGATGCCAACCCGGAGCGGGTACAAGCGGGTTACCCATCCGTGGAATTAGTACGCTGGGCAAGTGTACCGTTTTACGATGCGCAAAATCATAAACTGCATTGGGCAAAAGAAGTAAAGTTTGGCGAAGATGAAGCCAATACCTTAAATTACAACGTTCGGGTATTAGGCCGCAAAGGCTATTTATTACTAAATGTAATTGCTCCTATGTCGGTTTTACCTACCGTAAAGAAAAATATTCCGGATATGTTGGCGGCTGTAAATTTTACTTCTGGTAATCAATACGGCGATTTTAATCCGGACATAGATGAGGTAGCCCAGTACGGGATTGGTGGTTTAATTGCCGGTAAAGTATTGGTAAAAGTTGGTTTCTTTGCATTGATTTTAAAGTTTTGGAAAGTACTGGTAGCTGCTGCTTCGGGTATTTACTATTACTTGAAAAAGAGATTAAACGGTAAAAAAGAACTTCCAGAACCAGTTTTAGCAACGGAGCCAGAAGTGGAACCGGCTTACCCGGTTATATAA
- a CDS encoding family 20 glycosylhydrolase, with protein MFLLINQRIKFLLVVLAAILSVSVTAWSQAPAFDAKKLLVSWEVNENNYQNKAQFLSTIILNNGAPQALPTSGWKIYFNYNRSIISGSVRGAVTLQHLNGDLFQITPKADFKRMSSGAIARISFVTTGAALNITDAPSGFYLVWDKSPNQGLALSPVKVKVPTATKPSTVPGSPAITLINPEALYQQNKPTPDIAAEKLPKIFPTPANYRETEASFALTADIPIITATDYYPEAEMLAEDLAAIFGKKTEFKNTGSGKAIRLVKKEDLAPEAYDLRVTSQEIVINASTPAGMFYGMQSLKTLLPANAWELRPKSVTIPGVEVSDYPRFDHRAVMLDVARNFQSKKQVLKLLDLMALYKLNVLHFHFNDDEGWRVEIVPLPELTEIGGKRAHTLDSRNNLPPSYGSGPIANNLPGSGYYTRSDFIQILKYARDRNIKVIPEIETPGHARAAIKAMDIRYSRLMAAGKKEDAERYLLRDLNDKSEYQSVQNWNDNVINVALPSVYNFLEKVVDEVRDMYQEAGAPLQTIHFGGDEVPTGVWVKSPVVQKLLQEDERFTSVDDMWYYYFRKVNEILKIRNLYLSGWEEVAMRKTEIEGQKHYIPNPDFVNENIHVDVWNNTLGGGSEDLAYRLANAGYKVILSNVTNQYFDMAYNSTFEEPGFYWGSFVDVDKPFYFIPYNYYKNTKKDKFGNPLPKSVFAGKERLTDFGKNNIVGIQGLLWAETIITPERMEYMILPKLLGLAERAWSPDPDWAVEKDTVKSEALYQQAWARFANILGKRELPRLDYYSGGYQYRLPPVGAVVQNGQVSANIQLPGLTIRYTTDGTDPTFRSRIYREPITETGTVKLRAVSRTGRGGKVVTLENK; from the coding sequence ATGTTTTTATTGATAAACCAGCGGATAAAATTTTTGTTAGTTGTGCTGGCGGCTATACTTAGTGTTTCTGTAACTGCCTGGAGCCAGGCGCCGGCTTTTGATGCCAAAAAACTTTTGGTTAGCTGGGAAGTAAACGAAAATAACTACCAAAATAAAGCTCAGTTTTTATCCACGATAATTTTAAACAACGGGGCACCGCAAGCATTACCAACAAGCGGCTGGAAAATTTACTTTAATTATAACCGCTCTATTATTTCAGGATCGGTGCGGGGAGCCGTTACGCTGCAGCACCTAAACGGCGATTTATTTCAAATAACACCAAAGGCAGATTTTAAAAGAATGTCTTCGGGTGCAATTGCCCGTATTTCTTTCGTTACAACCGGTGCCGCCCTAAACATTACGGATGCGCCCTCGGGATTTTACCTGGTCTGGGATAAAAGCCCTAACCAAGGTTTAGCGTTAAGCCCCGTCAAGGTAAAAGTACCTACTGCTACTAAACCCAGCACTGTGCCGGGTAGCCCGGCTATTACTTTAATTAATCCCGAAGCATTATATCAGCAAAATAAACCTACCCCCGATATTGCCGCCGAAAAATTACCAAAAATATTTCCTACGCCCGCTAATTACCGGGAAACGGAAGCGTCTTTTGCCTTAACTGCCGATATTCCGATTATAACTGCCACCGATTATTATCCGGAGGCAGAAATGTTGGCGGAAGACCTGGCCGCTATTTTCGGAAAGAAAACAGAATTTAAGAACACTGGTTCCGGCAAAGCAATCCGGTTGGTGAAGAAAGAAGATCTGGCTCCCGAAGCGTATGATCTGCGGGTTACTTCACAGGAAATTGTAATAAACGCGTCTACTCCAGCGGGTATGTTTTACGGCATGCAATCTTTAAAAACCTTGCTGCCGGCTAATGCCTGGGAATTAAGACCAAAGAGCGTAACTATTCCCGGCGTAGAAGTATCGGATTACCCGCGCTTCGACCACCGGGCGGTAATGTTGGACGTTGCCCGAAATTTTCAGTCGAAAAAACAGGTGCTTAAGTTGCTCGATTTAATGGCTTTGTATAAACTAAACGTGCTGCATTTCCATTTTAACGACGATGAAGGCTGGCGCGTGGAAATTGTACCTTTACCTGAATTAACCGAAATTGGCGGAAAGCGGGCGCATACTTTAGATAGCCGCAATAACCTGCCGCCTTCGTATGGGTCCGGACCAATAGCGAATAATCTTCCTGGTTCGGGATATTACACCCGTTCCGATTTTATTCAAATTTTAAAGTATGCCCGCGACCGTAACATAAAAGTAATTCCGGAAATTGAAACGCCTGGTCATGCCCGGGCCGCAATTAAAGCCATGGATATTCGATATTCCCGGTTAATGGCCGCAGGCAAGAAAGAAGATGCCGAAAGATACCTGTTGCGCGACTTAAATGATAAATCAGAATACCAGTCGGTGCAAAACTGGAACGACAACGTGATAAATGTGGCCTTGCCTTCAGTCTATAACTTCTTGGAAAAAGTAGTAGATGAGGTGCGGGATATGTACCAGGAAGCAGGCGCTCCGCTGCAAACCATTCATTTTGGGGGCGACGAAGTTCCGACCGGCGTTTGGGTGAAATCGCCGGTAGTACAAAAGCTGTTGCAGGAAGATGAACGCTTTACCTCGGTAGATGATATGTGGTATTATTATTTCCGGAAAGTAAACGAAATACTAAAAATCCGCAATTTGTACTTATCGGGTTGGGAAGAAGTAGCCATGCGTAAAACTGAAATCGAAGGGCAAAAACATTATATTCCTAATCCTGATTTTGTAAACGAAAACATTCACGTAGATGTCTGGAATAATACTCTGGGAGGAGGCTCGGAAGATTTAGCTTATCGGTTGGCCAATGCCGGTTATAAAGTTATCTTATCTAACGTGACGAATCAGTACTTTGATATGGCTTATAATAGCACGTTTGAAGAACCAGGTTTTTACTGGGGCAGCTTCGTAGACGTAGACAAGCCTTTTTACTTTATTCCGTACAATTATTATAAAAATACTAAAAAAGATAAGTTCGGAAATCCTTTGCCTAAATCGGTTTTTGCAGGGAAAGAACGACTCACGGATTTTGGTAAAAATAATATTGTAGGCATTCAGGGTTTGCTTTGGGCCGAAACCATTATTACTCCGGAACGAATGGAATACATGATTCTGCCCAAACTATTAGGTTTGGCAGAACGTGCCTGGTCACCCGATCCGGATTGGGCAGTAGAAAAAGACACGGTAAAAAGTGAGGCTTTGTATCAGCAGGCCTGGGCGCGGTTTGCTAATATTTTGGGTAAACGTGAGCTTCCCCGCTTGGATTATTACAGTGGTGGGTACCAATACCGCCTACCTCCGGTAGGGGCAGTGGTACAAAACGGTCAGGTAAGTGCCAATATACAACTTCCGGGCTTAACCATTCGGTACACTACCGATGGTACCGATCCTACCTTCCGAAGCCGGATTTACCGGGAACCTATCACCGAAACCGGAACTGTAAAACTGCGTGCTGTTAGCCGCACCGGCCGGGGAGGGAAAGTAGTAACCTTGGAAAATAAATAA
- a CDS encoding DinB family protein, whose protein sequence is MDLLKQQYKLMQSARAALFSYGDTFTLAHFTEDLPMFGGNSIRSLWVHTANTYQFWLGNFAQQQEFPFIKPLFVANLNEVRRVFQEVNSLTEQFLQHFEEKWSEPITGEIPWRKINMQVTPLALFTHVITHECHHKGQIVSMSRQLGYTPPDTDLLRF, encoded by the coding sequence ATGGACCTTTTAAAGCAGCAGTATAAATTAATGCAAAGTGCCCGTGCCGCGTTGTTTAGCTACGGCGATACGTTTACTTTAGCGCACTTTACCGAGGATTTGCCAATGTTTGGTGGTAACAGTATTCGAAGTTTATGGGTGCATACAGCTAACACCTATCAGTTTTGGTTAGGTAATTTTGCTCAACAGCAGGAATTCCCTTTTATTAAACCACTTTTTGTAGCAAACCTGAACGAAGTACGCCGGGTTTTTCAGGAAGTAAATAGTTTAACCGAACAGTTTTTGCAACATTTTGAGGAGAAATGGTCAGAACCAATTACCGGTGAAATACCTTGGCGAAAAATAAACATGCAAGTAACTCCGCTTGCGCTTTTTACGCATGTAATTACGCACGAGTGCCACCACAAAGGGCAAATAGTTTCTATGAGCCGGCAATTAGGGTATACGCCACCCGATACTGACTTGCTCCGGTTTTAA
- a CDS encoding 3-ketoacyl-ACP reductase: protein MESLKGKVALVTGAGKGIGRAIAIALAKEGVHVGLLARTSSQLQDTANAIQGLGVKTSVVTADIADINAVNAAAVQIKKVLGPVDILINNAGTGTFGKFLELEPAEWGKIIQVNLMGVYYMTRAVLPDMIERQTGDIINISSTAGQRGAAVTSAYSASKFAVMGLTESLMQEVRKHNIRVSALTPSTVATDLAIANKLTDGNPEKVMQPEDLAELIIAQLKLNRRVFIKEAGMWSTNP, encoded by the coding sequence ATGGAATCATTAAAAGGCAAAGTTGCCCTGGTTACCGGAGCCGGAAAAGGTATTGGCCGGGCAATAGCTATTGCTTTAGCAAAAGAAGGTGTACACGTGGGCTTACTGGCTCGTACTTCCAGCCAACTACAAGATACAGCCAATGCTATTCAAGGTCTTGGGGTTAAAACTTCGGTAGTAACCGCCGATATAGCGGATATAAATGCTGTAAATGCGGCGGCCGTTCAAATTAAAAAAGTACTGGGCCCCGTTGATATTTTAATTAATAATGCTGGTACGGGTACTTTTGGTAAATTTCTGGAATTGGAACCAGCCGAGTGGGGAAAAATTATTCAGGTTAACTTAATGGGGGTATATTATATGACTCGCGCCGTTTTACCGGATATGATAGAACGCCAAACCGGCGATATTATTAATATTTCTTCTACGGCGGGTCAGCGGGGCGCGGCCGTTACCAGTGCTTACAGTGCTTCTAAGTTTGCCGTAATGGGTTTAACCGAATCGTTAATGCAGGAAGTGCGCAAACACAATATTCGGGTAAGCGCTTTAACGCCCAGCACTGTAGCCACTGACCTGGCCATTGCCAACAAACTTACCGATGGCAATCCGGAAAAAGTAATGCAGCCCGAAGATTTAGCTGAATTAATAATTGCCCAGCTTAAATTAAACCGCCGGGTATTTATTAAAGAAGCCGGCATGTGGTCAACTAATCCTTAA
- a CDS encoding MarR family winged helix-turn-helix transcriptional regulator, giving the protein MKLEEEIKQKSFKSPHHRMMVNIMFTGNFLQKRLLCMMRSFGVSPQQHNVLSILRGQHPNPCSLGDIQERMLDRMSNATRLVDKLLEKGLAERCQCTANRRKIDITITETGLALLKQIEEKVPPFEELFPAITPEEASILGQLLDKVRE; this is encoded by the coding sequence GTGAAACTCGAGGAGGAAATTAAACAAAAAAGTTTTAAGTCGCCGCATCACCGGATGATGGTAAACATCATGTTTACGGGAAATTTCCTGCAAAAGCGTTTACTATGCATGATGCGTTCCTTTGGAGTCTCGCCGCAGCAGCACAACGTTTTAAGTATTCTGCGTGGGCAACATCCTAATCCTTGTTCATTGGGCGATATTCAAGAACGAATGCTGGACCGGATGAGTAATGCTACCCGTTTAGTAGATAAATTACTGGAAAAAGGTTTGGCGGAGCGTTGTCAGTGTACGGCAAACCGTCGGAAAATAGATATTACCATTACCGAGACAGGATTAGCATTACTCAAACAAATTGAAGAAAAGGTACCTCCTTTTGAAGAATTATTTCCGGCAATTACCCCAGAAGAAGCTTCTATCTTGGGTCAATTATTAGATAAAGTCAGGGAATAA